A stretch of the Porifericola rhodea genome encodes the following:
- a CDS encoding L-type lectin-domain containing protein, with protein sequence MKTLLIYRFWLFCLCWPCVLQAQFELRGTADYMPSGCIMLTPDEPYAEGIAYSTNKLDLADYFEIEFDIYLGNKDEYGADGIAFVIHNDPRGFNAFGTYGEGIGYGRFNPAFASGNFIAPSIAVEFDTYYNPIQNDPPEDHVAYLENGSSYHEDYWSGNDESFDMEDDRMHNFRFSWNPETTEVIVTLDNNIVFQGKRNLVEDVFNGDTEVIWGFTASTGRKYNLQYFCFRRIAYHKPKTNPLLAEK encoded by the coding sequence ATGAAAACATTGCTGATCTATAGATTTTGGCTATTTTGTTTGTGCTGGCCATGTGTGCTACAGGCTCAGTTTGAACTCAGGGGAACTGCTGACTATATGCCTTCTGGTTGCATCATGCTTACACCAGATGAACCATATGCCGAAGGGATTGCCTATAGTACCAATAAACTTGATCTGGCTGATTATTTTGAGATAGAATTTGATATTTATTTGGGAAACAAAGATGAGTATGGTGCAGATGGTATTGCATTTGTCATCCATAATGACCCCCGTGGGTTTAATGCATTTGGTACCTATGGTGAAGGAATAGGTTATGGGCGATTTAATCCGGCGTTTGCTTCAGGTAATTTTATTGCTCCCTCTATTGCCGTTGAGTTTGACACCTATTACAACCCCATCCAAAATGATCCGCCCGAAGATCATGTAGCTTATCTGGAAAATGGAAGTAGCTACCACGAAGATTACTGGAGTGGTAATGATGAAAGCTTTGACATGGAAGATGATCGTATGCATAACTTCCGATTTAGTTGGAACCCGGAAACCACCGAAGTAATAGTTACTCTGGACAACAATATTGTTTTTCAAGGGAAGAGAAACCTGGTAGAAGATGTATTTAATGGAGACACTGAAGTAATATGGGGGTTTACAGCCTCTACAGGGCGTAAATATAACCTTCAGTACTTCTGTTTCCGAAGGATTGCCTACCATAAGCCCAAAACTAACCCACTCTTAGCCGAGAAATAG
- a CDS encoding DUF5723 family protein yields the protein MKYIYLTGLLLATFIQTAWAQQELTLHNMSSIFQSAHTNPAMQHKHKVIISLASSYQINAKNTGFTYNQLLAQVETDETGQRVLDLGQLADQLKLNGKDYVHTSASLDVFGLSFKAGKNRFSLNVTEHMQARLGYSDAILNLAVNGNVPGSTINLDGYTFNGTHYREIGLGYNRKILEDDKLIVGGRVKSLFGMSNVRTVRSDVGLTTAEENDLYEITANADILVRTSGIEMLEEGETDYITNMDNKGLGVDLGASYRYSDKWTFSASVINLGYISWKKGVTNYESKGEYVFSGIDNDELFNGNFDFDATEVLDSITSIFEFDETEGKYTTSLPTQVYLSGFYQLAHKTTASATLYSDFVGGFRKGMSLGVTQTVGRWFQASATYTMHARSYNNLGLGIAVGTGFQLYAVTDNIISLMQPGNAKLVNMRAGFNFLF from the coding sequence ATGAAATATATTTACTTAACAGGCCTTTTATTAGCAACATTTATACAGACGGCATGGGCACAGCAGGAGCTAACGCTTCATAATATGAGCAGTATTTTCCAGTCTGCGCATACCAACCCTGCGATGCAGCATAAGCATAAGGTTATCATCTCTTTGGCATCATCGTACCAGATAAACGCTAAAAATACCGGTTTTACTTACAATCAGCTACTGGCTCAGGTAGAAACTGACGAAACAGGGCAGAGAGTATTGGATCTAGGTCAGTTAGCAGATCAACTCAAATTAAATGGTAAAGACTATGTACATACCAGTGCTTCATTAGATGTATTTGGTTTGAGCTTTAAAGCAGGTAAAAACCGCTTTTCATTAAATGTAACTGAACATATGCAGGCTCGTCTAGGCTACTCAGATGCAATTTTAAATCTAGCGGTAAATGGAAATGTACCTGGCAGCACTATCAATCTTGATGGTTATACATTCAATGGTACCCACTACAGAGAAATTGGTTTAGGTTATAACAGGAAGATATTAGAAGATGACAAACTGATTGTGGGTGGACGAGTAAAATCGCTATTTGGGATGTCTAATGTGAGAACTGTTCGTTCAGATGTTGGTCTTACTACTGCTGAGGAAAATGACCTTTACGAAATAACTGCTAATGCTGACATTTTGGTACGAACTTCAGGTATTGAAATGCTGGAAGAGGGAGAGACTGACTACATCACAAATATGGATAACAAGGGTCTTGGGGTTGATTTAGGGGCAAGCTATCGTTATTCAGACAAATGGACTTTTAGTGCGTCAGTGATTAATCTGGGGTATATCAGCTGGAAGAAAGGAGTGACCAATTATGAGTCTAAAGGAGAGTACGTGTTTAGCGGTATAGATAACGACGAACTCTTTAACGGTAACTTTGATTTTGATGCGACCGAAGTGTTAGACTCTATCACCAGCATATTTGAATTTGACGAAACCGAAGGGAAGTATACTACTTCTTTACCTACTCAGGTTTATTTGTCTGGTTTTTATCAGTTAGCTCATAAAACTACGGCTTCAGCTACTTTGTATTCAGACTTCGTAGGAGGTTTCCGTAAAGGAATGTCATTAGGAGTTACTCAAACTGTAGGCCGTTGGTTTCAGGCTTCAGCTACTTATACCATGCACGCTCGTTCTTATAACAACCTGGGGCTTGGTATAGCGGTAGGTACGGGCTTCCAACTATATGCAGTTACTGATAACATTATTTCGCTAATGCAGCCAGGAAATGCCAAGCTGGTAAATATGAGAGCTGGATTTAACTTTCTTTTTTAA
- a CDS encoding histone deacetylase family protein: protein MKPIQIFYSEKYHYALPEGHRFPIDKYVLVKEQLLYQGIIQPEQLNDPGLVEDETIYLVHTQEYWQQVKSLNLPPCMVRRIGLPNTDVSVLRARCSVNGTIKAAQAALKNGIGMNLAGGTHHAYPDRGEGFSTLNDIAIASTFLLKEELVKRILIIDLDVHQGNGNAFIFGQNPFVFTFSMHGKDNYPIPKENSDLDIALSTGTGDKEYLEILGRTLPDLFIHHCPDIVFYQAGVDVLETDKLGKLSLTKEGCLTRDRIVFQACQKYGVPLATSMGGGYSAKIADIVDAHSNTFKVAHEIFA from the coding sequence TTGAAACCTATTCAAATCTTTTATTCCGAAAAATACCACTACGCTTTGCCTGAAGGACATCGCTTCCCTATTGACAAATACGTACTGGTAAAAGAACAACTACTTTACCAGGGAATTATCCAACCTGAACAATTGAACGATCCCGGTTTGGTTGAAGACGAAACTATTTATTTGGTTCACACTCAGGAATACTGGCAACAGGTAAAATCGCTCAATCTCCCTCCATGCATGGTGCGTCGTATAGGCTTACCTAATACGGATGTATCTGTACTCCGTGCCAGATGTAGTGTAAATGGCACCATTAAAGCTGCTCAGGCGGCTTTAAAAAACGGTATAGGTATGAATCTGGCCGGTGGTACTCATCACGCCTATCCAGATAGGGGAGAGGGCTTTAGTACACTCAATGATATAGCTATTGCATCTACTTTTTTGCTAAAAGAAGAGCTGGTAAAACGTATACTTATTATTGACCTGGATGTACATCAGGGCAATGGAAACGCATTTATATTTGGGCAAAACCCTTTTGTGTTTACCTTTAGTATGCATGGGAAAGATAACTACCCCATACCTAAGGAAAACTCTGATCTGGATATAGCTCTGAGTACCGGAACAGGAGATAAAGAGTACTTGGAAATATTGGGTCGCACACTCCCGGATCTTTTTATCCATCATTGTCCTGATATTGTTTTTTATCAGGCTGGAGTAGATGTGCTGGAAACAGATAAGTTGGGAAAGCTCTCTTTGACCAAAGAAGGCTGTCTAACGCGCGACAGAATTGTTTTTCAGGCTTGTCAAAAGTATGGCGTACCACTTGCTACGAGTATGGGTGGAGGGTATTCCGCTAAAATCGCCGATATTGTAGATGCACATAGTAACACATTTAAAGTAGCACACGAAATATTTGCTTAG
- a CDS encoding ComEC/Rec2 family competence protein, which translates to MLKWVPYPFLRLCPVFICGILLAQVATSRLPVALLCIIAFLYAFIAFALPKRLRFQWSSIVGMLGLLWLLFTSVYYTQYRQETIHPYHLSQLEESYSFYEAVVMEPATPKANSYKSLLKVRHVVVEDSSGLNVKPAKATIIVYQPKADSLKLLNYGDIILVKARPQKVKAPANPNEFDYRQFLSYQQVYHQQYLKGDDWVLKEKTSGNVVMAFAYQLRENCRKIFEEGIQDRQARSIALALVLGIKSELDHEIRSAYAAAGAMHVLAVSGLHVGIIYMVLLFFLKPIKKSGKWGRVLIAVLSLLLLWAYALLTGLSPSVMRAATMFSFIVIADASRRQTNIYNTIAASAFFLLLYNPFLLMSVGFQLSYLAVLGIVYLQPKISNWVTVESRFLNWCWELTAVSLAAQIVTFPLGLLYFQQFPVYFWLSNLLVIPAAYAILSLALCCFTISAILPSVVVYFTALLEHVILSVNYGVKLIEKFPYSVIQDVYFSRWEAILLYLGIVFLLLLLHYRQFKYMLCLCTVFLLMFSLRWLHIYQEYNTQSITFYHVKKDTHIDFTTKRTNIHLGETNEKLAYHIKPNQIYKGVKNTLSGEELASQSMAVKDWRNFRFLVWKGQKIAMITQPLDAQYLLSESLSVDILLVCNNAISSLSELGKLLSYKQLVIDSSNTYYHALKLSQEAEELKLNYHCVPLQGAYEYQLN; encoded by the coding sequence ATGTTGAAGTGGGTTCCCTATCCTTTTCTAAGACTATGTCCCGTATTCATTTGTGGTATATTGCTCGCTCAGGTAGCTACCAGCAGATTACCAGTTGCTTTGTTATGCATAATTGCATTCTTATATGCATTTATAGCTTTTGCCCTGCCTAAACGTTTACGCTTTCAGTGGAGTAGTATTGTTGGTATGCTTGGCTTACTTTGGCTATTATTTACCTCAGTCTATTATACCCAATATCGCCAGGAAACTATTCATCCCTATCACCTTAGTCAGTTAGAAGAAAGCTACTCATTCTATGAGGCTGTGGTGATGGAACCTGCTACACCAAAGGCCAATTCTTACAAAAGTTTGCTCAAAGTGAGGCATGTGGTAGTTGAAGATAGTAGTGGTTTAAATGTTAAGCCTGCTAAAGCTACTATAATCGTCTATCAACCTAAGGCTGATAGTCTGAAGCTTCTCAACTACGGAGATATTATATTGGTAAAAGCCAGGCCGCAGAAAGTAAAAGCTCCTGCCAACCCTAACGAATTTGATTATCGCCAGTTTTTATCATATCAGCAAGTGTACCACCAGCAATATCTAAAGGGTGATGACTGGGTGTTAAAAGAAAAAACTTCTGGGAATGTAGTTATGGCATTTGCCTATCAGCTAAGAGAGAATTGCCGTAAAATATTTGAAGAAGGAATACAAGACAGGCAGGCAAGGAGTATTGCTCTGGCTTTGGTATTAGGTATCAAGTCTGAACTGGATCATGAAATCAGGAGTGCTTATGCAGCAGCGGGGGCAATGCATGTACTAGCCGTCTCTGGTTTGCATGTTGGTATCATTTATATGGTTTTGCTTTTCTTTTTAAAACCTATAAAGAAATCGGGTAAGTGGGGTAGAGTACTCATAGCAGTTCTAAGTCTACTTTTGTTATGGGCTTATGCTTTACTTACAGGTTTATCTCCTTCGGTTATGCGCGCTGCTACAATGTTTAGCTTTATAGTTATTGCCGATGCTAGCAGAAGACAAACCAATATTTACAATACTATAGCGGCATCAGCATTTTTCTTACTACTCTACAATCCCTTCCTACTTATGTCAGTTGGCTTTCAGCTTTCGTATCTGGCGGTATTAGGCATTGTATATTTACAGCCCAAAATATCCAACTGGGTTACTGTAGAAAGTAGGTTTTTAAACTGGTGCTGGGAGTTAACAGCCGTTTCTTTAGCAGCACAGATAGTCACGTTCCCTTTAGGTTTACTGTATTTCCAGCAGTTTCCGGTATATTTCTGGCTGTCTAATTTGTTGGTAATACCTGCTGCCTATGCTATACTTTCTCTGGCTTTGTGCTGTTTTACGATAAGTGCCATACTTCCTTCTGTGGTAGTTTACTTTACTGCTTTGCTAGAGCATGTAATACTGTCTGTAAATTATGGGGTAAAGCTTATAGAAAAATTTCCGTACAGTGTTATTCAAGATGTTTATTTTAGTCGTTGGGAAGCTATTCTTCTTTATCTGGGAATAGTTTTTTTATTGTTATTACTCCACTATCGGCAGTTTAAATATATGTTGTGTCTCTGCACAGTTTTTCTGCTGATGTTTTCCTTACGCTGGCTTCATATTTATCAGGAATACAATACTCAAAGCATTACTTTTTATCATGTAAAAAAAGATACGCATATTGATTTTACTACCAAACGTACCAATATCCATTTAGGAGAAACAAATGAAAAACTGGCTTACCATATTAAACCTAATCAGATCTACAAGGGGGTTAAAAATACCCTCTCAGGGGAAGAGCTAGCTTCCCAAAGTATGGCAGTAAAAGATTGGAGAAACTTCAGGTTTCTGGTTTGGAAGGGTCAAAAAATAGCAATGATTACTCAGCCTTTAGACGCTCAGTATCTTCTGTCCGAATCTCTTTCAGTAGATATACTATTGGTTTGCAATAATGCTATCTCCTCCTTAAGCGAATTAGGTAAACTTCTTTCGTACAAGCAGCTGGTTATAGATAGTTCAAATACTTACTACCATGCGCTTAAACTTTCTCAGGAGGCTGAGGAACTAAAATTGAACTATCATTGTGTACCTCTTCAGGGTGCATATGAGTATCAGTTAAATTGA
- a CDS encoding patatin-like phospholipase family protein, producing the protein MKRYKEKIIDPVYYSLPVQLLVLHLRKNQLLLLSWVFLFSAVTGSVGKNLGIPYLFLDPEYLGRVDFFSFFIVGIAIGGLTMAYHITCYILDGNSFSFLGVLSRPFAKLAFNNAIIPFAFLITYIFKIISFQLEYEYNTHWDIFLKVAGLLCGFLLMMVFLFAYFKLTNVDIFKFVASNVNRQLKKVTISRKRIMQNLTAARKKQKRVVHYIDINCKLRKAPTGSYDKELVTKVFDQNHLNSIIIEAVILVVIFALGFFHDRPLFQIPAAASSVLLLTIIMMLIGALTYWLRGWATTVVILIFFLLNAAVKNNWVSTTYKAFGLNYEIPYSKYTLDELYQQNDSLHYNQDKASTQQILENWKNKVSLSDTASKPKISFICTSGGGLRAALWTMVALQTADSLTHGKLMNHTQLISGASGGLVGASYFRELILREKLREQQTTHEPIVQFVSQKESLLPSVYSPKYIEQLGRDNLNAIIFTLLVNDLFVRLQPFEVEGKRYLKDRGYAFEQQLNKNTEGILDKKLIDYREPERSSMIPMIFLSPVIVNDGRKLYISPQHVSYMNSEPEIGIAGHHKKLKGVDFMRFFENHDAGNLRYLTALRMNAAFPYVTPNISMPTEPRVQIVDAGLTDNFGIADAIRFLYVFKEWINENTSGVVFVCIRDSEKIEPVQKPSGSSLLKRMTAPFRFLYNNLFDTQDINNDDRLEYMQSWLDVPFEQINLEYYPHWDHLSNKNIEIIRERPSLSWHLTSREKDNITNNIQHPKNQQALSRLQELLH; encoded by the coding sequence ATGAAGCGATATAAAGAAAAGATAATTGACCCCGTTTACTACTCATTACCAGTACAGCTATTGGTGCTGCACTTGCGTAAAAATCAGCTCTTGCTGCTAAGCTGGGTCTTTCTTTTCTCTGCGGTTACGGGTAGTGTGGGCAAAAACCTGGGTATTCCGTATCTTTTTCTGGATCCTGAGTATTTGGGCCGGGTTGATTTCTTCAGCTTCTTTATTGTGGGTATTGCCATTGGGGGGTTGACTATGGCTTACCATATCACCTGCTATATTCTTGATGGTAATAGTTTCAGCTTTTTAGGCGTATTGTCTCGCCCTTTTGCCAAGCTGGCTTTTAACAATGCGATCATTCCATTCGCATTTCTGATCACTTATATTTTCAAGATCATCAGCTTTCAGCTGGAGTATGAGTATAATACTCATTGGGATATCTTTCTCAAAGTTGCGGGACTGCTTTGTGGCTTTTTGCTCATGATGGTATTCCTGTTTGCCTATTTTAAGCTTACTAATGTTGATATTTTCAAATTTGTAGCCTCCAACGTTAATCGCCAGCTTAAAAAGGTAACGATCTCGCGAAAGCGAATTATGCAAAACCTGACCGCCGCAAGAAAGAAGCAGAAGCGTGTAGTCCATTATATAGATATCAACTGCAAACTTCGTAAAGCGCCAACCGGCTCGTATGACAAAGAACTTGTTACCAAAGTCTTTGACCAAAATCACCTCAACTCTATTATAATAGAAGCAGTTATACTTGTCGTAATTTTTGCTTTAGGCTTTTTTCATGATCGTCCTCTTTTTCAGATTCCTGCAGCGGCCAGCAGCGTTTTGCTGCTAACTATTATTATGATGCTGATTGGCGCGCTTACCTACTGGCTTAGGGGTTGGGCAACTACGGTAGTTATATTGATATTTTTCTTACTTAATGCAGCCGTAAAAAACAATTGGGTGAGTACGACTTACAAAGCATTTGGCCTCAACTACGAAATTCCCTACTCCAAGTACACTCTGGATGAATTGTATCAGCAGAATGATAGTCTGCATTACAATCAGGACAAGGCCTCTACACAGCAAATTCTGGAAAACTGGAAAAATAAAGTTAGCCTGTCCGATACAGCATCTAAACCAAAAATAAGCTTTATCTGTACCAGCGGTGGCGGACTGCGGGCAGCACTCTGGACGATGGTAGCTCTGCAAACGGCAGATAGCCTGACGCATGGCAAGCTCATGAACCATACCCAGCTTATTAGTGGCGCATCAGGTGGCCTGGTAGGTGCGTCTTATTTTCGTGAACTTATACTAAGAGAAAAGTTGAGGGAGCAACAAACTACCCATGAACCTATTGTACAGTTTGTATCTCAGAAAGAAAGCCTGTTGCCTTCGGTATACAGCCCTAAGTATATAGAACAGCTAGGAAGGGATAACCTAAATGCTATCATCTTTACCTTACTGGTAAACGATCTGTTTGTACGCCTTCAGCCCTTTGAGGTAGAGGGCAAACGCTATCTAAAAGATAGAGGGTATGCCTTTGAGCAGCAGCTCAACAAAAATACCGAAGGCATACTAGACAAAAAGCTAATTGACTATCGGGAACCGGAGCGCTCATCTATGATTCCTATGATATTTCTCTCTCCGGTAATTGTAAATGATGGGAGAAAGCTATACATCTCCCCTCAGCATGTATCGTATATGAATTCAGAGCCAGAAATCGGTATAGCCGGACATCATAAAAAGTTAAAAGGTGTAGATTTTATGCGCTTTTTTGAAAATCATGATGCTGGCAATCTACGTTACCTGACAGCCTTAAGAATGAATGCCGCTTTCCCTTACGTTACTCCTAACATTAGTATGCCTACCGAGCCAAGAGTTCAAATAGTAGATGCTGGCCTTACAGATAACTTTGGTATTGCTGATGCTATTCGTTTTCTCTATGTTTTTAAGGAGTGGATCAATGAAAACACTTCGGGAGTGGTGTTTGTATGCATTCGCGACTCAGAGAAGATTGAACCTGTACAGAAGCCTAGTGGCAGCTCTCTTCTAAAGCGGATGACAGCTCCTTTCCGTTTCCTTTACAACAACCTTTTTGATACCCAGGATATTAACAATGACGACCGCCTGGAGTATATGCAAAGCTGGCTGGATGTACCTTTTGAGCAGATTAACCTAGAGTACTACCCCCATTGGGACCATCTAAGTAATAAAAATATCGAAATTATCAGGGAGCGCCCCTCTTTAAGCTGGCACCTCACCAGCCGCGAAAAAGATAATATTACCAACAACATACAGCACCCCAAAAATCAGCAGGCACTTAGCAGGCTTCAGGAGCTTTTGCACTAA